A stretch of the Oceanicola sp. D3 genome encodes the following:
- a CDS encoding GNAT family N-acetyltransferase has product MDAEAPKFELRLAADEADLRAAQRLRYEVFVAELGGDGEMVDHDARLEADPFDAHCDHLLLIDHAGEGAGEGEGKVVGVYRLLPGTRAEAAGGFYTEGEYDLTPLKTSGRNLLELGRSCLAPEYRGGMAMFHLWGALWDYVEERGIEVLFGTASFHGTDLQALAAPLSLLHHSHLAPAALRPEVLPPNGRAMNILPETQLNRPEAMRAVPALIKAYLRLGGWVGQGAFLDHAFNTTDVCLVLDATQVSPRQVAIYRKDRAP; this is encoded by the coding sequence ATGGACGCCGAAGCGCCGAAATTCGAGCTGCGACTGGCGGCTGACGAGGCCGACCTGCGCGCCGCCCAACGCCTGCGCTACGAGGTTTTCGTGGCCGAGCTGGGCGGCGATGGCGAGATGGTCGATCATGACGCCCGCCTCGAGGCCGACCCCTTCGATGCCCATTGCGACCACCTCTTGCTGATCGACCACGCGGGCGAAGGTGCGGGCGAAGGCGAAGGCAAGGTCGTAGGCGTCTATCGCCTGCTGCCCGGCACCCGGGCCGAAGCCGCAGGCGGCTTTTACACCGAAGGCGAATACGACCTCACCCCGCTCAAAACCTCCGGCCGCAATCTGCTGGAGCTTGGCCGCTCCTGCCTCGCGCCCGAGTATCGCGGCGGCATGGCCATGTTCCACCTCTGGGGCGCCCTGTGGGATTACGTCGAGGAGCGTGGCATCGAGGTGCTCTTTGGCACCGCCTCCTTCCACGGCACCGATCTGCAAGCCCTCGCCGCGCCGCTCTCGCTGCTCCACCACAGCCACCTCGCCCCCGCCGCGCTCCGCCCCGAGGTGCTGCCCCCCAATGGCCGCGCCATGAACATTCTGCCCGAAACCCAGCTCAACCGCCCCGAGGCCATGCGCGCCGTGCCCGCGCTGATCAAGGCCTACCTGCGCCTCGGCGGCTGGGTCGGGCAGGGGGCCTTTCTCGATCACGCCTTCAACACCACCGATGTCTGCCTCGTGCTCGACGCCACGCAGGTCAGCCCACGCCAGGTGGCGATCTACCGCAAAGACCGCGCCCCTTGA
- a CDS encoding Gfo/Idh/MocA family protein, whose amino-acid sequence MAAAEEERRVGVALLGAGMIAKSHVAALSAAGDRLRLEAVVSRHPERAGYLAALYDGPAPSFISQIGEVIDDPAIEMVIVATPPSVRAEVIAPLAEAGKHILLEKPVGRTLGEAEEVVEICERAGVALGVVFQHRVRASSRAAAELIASGALGALGVVEIAVPAWREQSYYDELGRGTYARDGGGVVITNAIHSIDLALSLTGPVAQVQAMMATSKLHRMEAEDFAVAGLRFANGAVGSLVASTAMFPQRSETVALHFEQASLRIGRDGVVVNWRDGREEVLGAEEVKKHDWHQRVIEDFAAAIREERAPLVTGREALAAHRLIEAIEASSRDGKSVDLSG is encoded by the coding sequence ATGGCAGCGGCGGAAGAAGAACGAAGGGTTGGCGTGGCCTTGCTGGGGGCCGGGATGATCGCCAAGAGCCATGTGGCGGCCCTGTCGGCGGCGGGGGACAGGCTGCGGCTGGAGGCGGTGGTTTCACGCCATCCGGAGCGGGCGGGCTACCTTGCGGCGCTTTATGACGGGCCGGCGCCGAGTTTTATCTCTCAGATTGGCGAGGTCATCGACGACCCCGCAATCGAGATGGTGATTGTGGCCACACCGCCGAGCGTGCGGGCCGAGGTGATTGCGCCACTGGCGGAAGCGGGCAAACACATTTTGCTGGAAAAGCCGGTTGGGCGGACGCTCGGCGAAGCCGAAGAGGTTGTGGAGATCTGCGAGCGGGCGGGCGTGGCCCTTGGCGTGGTGTTTCAGCATCGGGTGCGCGCTTCATCGCGGGCGGCGGCGGAGTTGATTGCCAGCGGCGCCCTCGGAGCGCTGGGCGTGGTGGAAATCGCCGTGCCGGCGTGGCGCGAGCAGAGCTACTATGACGAGCTGGGGCGCGGCACCTATGCGCGGGACGGCGGCGGGGTGGTGATAACCAATGCGATCCATTCGATTGACCTTGCACTCAGCCTCACCGGGCCGGTGGCGCAGGTTCAGGCGATGATGGCCACATCGAAGCTGCACCGCATGGAAGCCGAGGATTTTGCCGTGGCGGGGCTGCGGTTTGCCAATGGTGCGGTGGGCTCGCTGGTGGCCAGCACGGCGATGTTTCCGCAACGAAGCGAGACGGTTGCGCTGCATTTCGAGCAGGCGTCGTTGCGGATTGGCCGTGACGGGGTGGTGGTGAACTGGCGTGACGGGCGCGAGGAGGTGCTGGGGGCCGAGGAGGTGAAAAAGCACGACTGGCACCAAAGGGTGATTGAGGATTTTGCCGCCGCGATCCGCGAAGAGCGCGCGCCGCTGGTGACAGGGCGCGAGGCCTTGGCGGCGCATCGGTTGATAGAGGCGATTGAGGCCTCTTCTCGTGACGGCAAGTCGGTGGACCTGTCTGGCTGA
- a CDS encoding histidine phosphotransferase family protein yields MDDDFDLAARLASRICHDLISPVGAIGNGVELLAMAGLQNSPELALVDDSVKNAQGRIKFFRIAFGRAEEGQAVSEAEILATLADYLGGGRVQVDWPAPGTVGRAELRAIFLAINCLEIELAYGGVIEVRPSWEVVARAPRLRNEAAAWEALERGDGAGLSPAQLQFAMLPKALAALGRAAEVARLEEEVAIRF; encoded by the coding sequence ATGGACGATGACTTCGACCTGGCGGCGCGGTTGGCGTCGCGGATCTGCCACGACCTGATCAGCCCGGTTGGGGCCATCGGCAACGGGGTGGAATTGCTGGCGATGGCAGGGCTGCAAAACAGCCCGGAGCTGGCACTTGTAGATGACAGCGTGAAGAATGCGCAGGGCAGGATCAAGTTTTTCCGCATCGCCTTTGGCCGCGCCGAAGAGGGACAGGCGGTGAGCGAGGCGGAGATACTGGCCACGCTGGCAGACTACCTTGGCGGCGGGCGTGTGCAGGTGGATTGGCCGGCACCCGGAACGGTTGGCCGGGCGGAGCTGCGGGCGATATTTTTGGCGATCAACTGCCTTGAGATCGAGCTGGCCTATGGCGGCGTGATCGAAGTGCGGCCCAGTTGGGAGGTGGTGGCGCGCGCGCCGCGGTTGCGCAATGAGGCCGCCGCATGGGAGGCGCTGGAGCGCGGAGATGGCGCGGGGCTGAGCCCGGCACAGCTGCAATTTGCGATGTTGCCCAAGGCGCTGGCGGCCTTGGGGCGCGCGGCTGAGGTTGCGCGGCTTGAGGAGGAGGTTGCGATCCGGTTTTAA
- a CDS encoding RNA methyltransferase gives MADPVFVLVRPQMGENIGAAARAMWNFGLDRMRLVSPRDGWPNPRAAALASGAGRVLDGADLHESVADAVADCRMVYATTARGRGLTKPVLTPEEAMADARRRAAAGQKVAVLFGPERAGLENEDVARASAIITVPVNPEFFSLNLGQAVLLMAYEYGRHTLPRGTEAPAEPASAVEVEKLGDHWEERLEEAGFFFPAEKAAGMKLVLRNMWPRLMLTRPDVQMLHGALRQLLRGKSSGGGS, from the coding sequence ATGGCAGACCCGGTATTTGTGCTCGTGCGCCCGCAGATGGGCGAAAACATCGGCGCGGCAGCCCGCGCGATGTGGAACTTCGGCCTCGACAGAATGCGCCTCGTCTCCCCGCGTGACGGCTGGCCAAATCCGCGTGCGGCAGCGCTTGCCAGCGGCGCAGGGCGGGTGCTCGACGGCGCAGACCTGCACGAAAGCGTGGCCGACGCGGTGGCCGATTGCCGCATGGTCTATGCCACAACGGCCCGGGGGCGGGGCCTCACCAAGCCGGTTCTGACACCAGAAGAAGCCATGGCCGACGCCCGCCGCCGCGCCGCTGCTGGCCAGAAGGTGGCGGTGCTTTTCGGCCCCGAGCGGGCCGGGCTGGAAAACGAGGATGTCGCCCGCGCCAGCGCCATCATCACCGTGCCGGTCAACCCCGAATTCTTCTCGCTCAATCTCGGCCAGGCCGTGCTGCTGATGGCTTATGAATATGGCCGCCACACGCTTCCGCGCGGCACCGAGGCCCCCGCCGAGCCTGCCTCTGCGGTAGAGGTCGAAAAGCTTGGCGATCACTGGGAGGAGCGTCTTGAGGAGGCCGGGTTTTTCTTCCCCGCCGAGAAGGCCGCCGGGATGAAGCTGGTCCTGCGCAACATGTGGCCCCGCCTCATGCTCACCCGCCCGGATGTGCAAATGCTCCACGGTGCCCTGCGCCAGTTGCTGCGCGGCAAGTCGTCCGGCGGCGGCTCTTGA
- a CDS encoding glutamate-5-semialdehyde dehydrogenase has protein sequence MKDLSHNIPALVTEMGERARAAAAELSFSPPEARNAALKAAGAALLASQAEILEANARDLDFGREKGLTDAMMDRLMLDEARIQGMVDGLTAIAAQPDPLGEVIDEWDRPSGLHILRVRTPLGVIGVIYESRPNVTADAGALCLKSGNAVILRGGSESYHSARAIHAALQAGLREAGLPEDAIQLMPTRDREAVAEMLRATAYIDVIVPRGGKGLVGLVQREARVPVFAHLEGICHVYVDAAADAEKAMKVVLNAKTRRTGICGSAECLLVHASQTDLGQKLVDALMDAGVEVYAQGLNGTRPATEEDFGKEFLDMKIAAKVVDNIDEAIAHIRTYGSQHTEAILTEDEAAADRFFQRVDSAILMHNASTQFADGGEFGMGAEIGIATGKMHARGPVGATQLTSFKYLVTGNGTTRP, from the coding sequence ATGAAAGACCTCAGCCACAACATCCCCGCCCTCGTCACCGAGATGGGTGAGCGCGCGCGCGCCGCCGCTGCGGAGCTGTCTTTCTCGCCGCCAGAGGCCCGCAATGCCGCGCTCAAGGCCGCCGGTGCCGCGCTTCTGGCCTCGCAAGCCGAGATCCTCGAAGCCAACGCCCGTGATCTGGACTTTGGCCGCGAGAAGGGCCTGACCGATGCGATGATGGACCGCCTCATGCTCGATGAGGCCCGCATTCAGGGCATGGTCGACGGGCTCACCGCCATCGCCGCCCAGCCCGACCCGCTCGGCGAGGTGATCGACGAGTGGGATCGTCCCTCTGGCCTGCACATCCTCCGCGTGCGCACCCCCCTCGGTGTGATCGGCGTGATCTACGAAAGCCGCCCCAACGTCACCGCCGATGCCGGGGCGCTTTGCCTCAAATCCGGCAACGCGGTGATCCTGCGCGGAGGTTCTGAGAGCTATCACAGCGCCCGCGCCATCCACGCCGCCCTGCAAGCCGGGCTGCGCGAGGCCGGCCTGCCCGAAGACGCGATCCAGCTCATGCCCACCCGCGACCGCGAGGCCGTGGCCGAGATGCTGCGCGCCACCGCCTATATCGACGTGATCGTGCCGCGCGGCGGCAAGGGCCTCGTCGGCCTCGTCCAGCGCGAGGCCCGCGTGCCCGTCTTTGCCCACCTCGAAGGCATCTGCCACGTCTATGTCGATGCCGCCGCCGATGCCGAAAAGGCCATGAAGGTCGTGCTCAACGCCAAGACCCGCCGTACTGGCATCTGTGGCTCCGCCGAGTGCCTGCTGGTGCACGCAAGCCAAACTGACCTCGGTCAGAAGCTTGTCGATGCGCTGATGGACGCCGGGGTAGAGGTCTACGCCCAAGGGCTAAACGGCACCCGCCCGGCCACCGAGGAGGATTTCGGCAAGGAGTTCCTCGACATGAAGATCGCCGCGAAAGTGGTCGATAACATTGACGAGGCCATCGCCCACATCCGCACCTACGGCTCGCAGCACACCGAGGCGATCCTGACCGAAGACGAGGCCGCCGCCGACCGCTTCTTCCAACGGGTCGATAGCGCCATCCTGATGCACAACGCCTCCACCCAATTCGCCGATGGTGGCGAGTTTGGCATGGGGGCAGAGATCGGCATCGCCACCGGCAAGATGCACGCCCGCGGCCCGGTGGGGGCAACCCAGCTGACCAGCTTCAAATATCTCGTCACCGGCAACGGCACCACACGGCCGTAA
- a CDS encoding DUF3553 domain-containing protein, with amino-acid sequence MASDLNAILEPGMLVRHPDEPDWGLGQVQSNIGGRITVNFEHAGKVTIDGKRILLEIVFNR; translated from the coding sequence ATGGCCTCAGATCTCAACGCAATCCTCGAACCGGGCATGTTGGTGCGCCACCCTGATGAGCCCGATTGGGGGCTGGGACAGGTGCAATCAAACATCGGCGGGCGCATCACCGTGAATTTCGAGCACGCAGGCAAAGTGACAATCGACGGCAAGCGCATCCTCCTGGAAATCGTCTTTAACCGATGA
- a CDS encoding thiamine phosphate synthase, whose protein sequence is MADAPDVPQIYLITPPTLELSSFPGKLAGVLDAVDVACVRLALATTDEREVAQAADSLREVAHARDVALVIEAHVQMVERLGLDGVHLTDGARSVRAARKALGEDAIVGAFCGASRHDGMSAGEAGADYVSFGPVSTTSLGDGTQAEDELFQWWSQVIEVPVVAEGGLSAGRVAALAGMTDFFGIGPEIWGEDDPAEALKSLMAGAL, encoded by the coding sequence ATGGCCGATGCGCCCGATGTGCCGCAGATCTACCTGATCACCCCGCCGACGCTGGAATTGTCGAGCTTTCCCGGTAAGTTGGCCGGTGTTCTTGATGCCGTGGACGTGGCCTGCGTGCGGCTGGCTTTGGCGACGACGGATGAGCGCGAGGTGGCACAGGCGGCCGACAGCCTGCGCGAAGTGGCCCATGCCCGGGATGTGGCGCTGGTGATCGAGGCGCATGTGCAGATGGTCGAGCGGCTGGGGCTGGACGGGGTGCACCTGACGGATGGGGCGCGCAGCGTGCGGGCCGCGCGCAAGGCGCTGGGCGAGGATGCCATCGTTGGTGCCTTCTGCGGCGCGTCGCGGCATGACGGGATGAGCGCCGGTGAAGCGGGCGCGGATTACGTGAGTTTTGGCCCGGTATCAACGACTTCGCTGGGCGACGGCACCCAGGCGGAAGACGAGCTTTTCCAGTGGTGGAGCCAGGTGATCGAGGTGCCCGTGGTGGCCGAGGGCGGCCTCAGTGCGGGGCGCGTTGCGGCGCTGGCCGGGATGACGGACTTCTTTGGAATCGGCCCCGAGATCTGGGGCGAGGACGACCCGGCGGAAGCGCTGAAGAGTCTGATGGCGGGTGCCCTCTGA
- a CDS encoding 1-acyl-sn-glycerol-3-phosphate acyltransferase, with protein MPPPRLGPLGWARVILRGLPLGLITFGCLALLLLVRLVERPLCGHHRPVTPFITQFVCKAAFLCLGMKHRTHGTPMRHRGAIVANHASWLDIYALNAPQRIYYVAKSEVAGWPGIGWLARATGTVFIRRDRREAKAQQAVFEERLRMNHRLLFFPEGTSTDGLRVLPFKPTLFQAFYTHDMPEILHIQPVTVAYQAPPGEDPRFYGWWGDMDFGSGLLRVLGARRQGAVEIVFHAPIPVAGAGGRKALAAACEAAVRDGLKPRLGSGHRP; from the coding sequence CTGCCGCCTCCGCGCCTCGGTCCGCTCGGCTGGGCGCGGGTCATCCTGCGCGGTCTGCCCCTTGGCCTCATCACCTTCGGCTGCCTCGCGCTGCTCCTGCTGGTCCGCCTTGTCGAGCGTCCGCTCTGCGGCCACCACCGCCCGGTCACGCCCTTCATCACGCAGTTCGTCTGCAAGGCGGCCTTCCTCTGCCTCGGCATGAAGCACCGCACCCACGGCACCCCCATGCGGCATCGCGGCGCGATCGTCGCCAACCACGCAAGCTGGCTCGACATCTACGCCCTCAACGCGCCCCAGCGCATCTATTACGTTGCCAAATCCGAGGTGGCAGGCTGGCCCGGCATCGGCTGGCTGGCGCGCGCCACCGGCACCGTCTTCATCCGGCGCGACCGGCGCGAGGCCAAGGCCCAGCAAGCAGTGTTCGAAGAGCGGCTGCGGATGAACCACCGCCTGCTCTTCTTCCCCGAGGGCACGTCAACCGACGGTCTGCGCGTGCTGCCCTTCAAGCCCACGCTGTTTCAGGCTTTCTACACCCACGACATGCCCGAGATCCTGCACATCCAGCCCGTCACCGTCGCCTACCAAGCGCCGCCGGGAGAAGACCCGCGCTTCTACGGCTGGTGGGGAGACATGGACTTCGGCTCCGGCCTGCTTCGCGTGCTCGGCGCGCGGCGGCAAGGCGCGGTGGAAATCGTCTTTCACGCGCCAATCCCGGTTGCCGGGGCAGGGGGCCGCAAGGCGCTGGCAGCGGCCTGCGAAGCGGCGGTGCGCGATGGGCTGAAGCCCCGGCTCGGCTCCGGCCATCGGCCCTGA
- a CDS encoding TfoX/Sxy family protein, translated as MAWDEEVAERLREGLMGVPEVSERRMFGGICFMIRGNMACVASGRGGAFFRVGKAREAEALALPGTARMVMGGAEKAGFIHVDRGTLEEEDIFDGLMRLCLSFVEPMPAK; from the coding sequence ATGGCGTGGGACGAGGAGGTGGCCGAGCGGCTGCGCGAGGGGCTCATGGGCGTGCCGGAGGTGAGCGAACGCAGGATGTTTGGCGGGATTTGCTTTATGATCCGGGGCAATATGGCCTGCGTCGCATCGGGGCGCGGCGGTGCGTTCTTTAGGGTGGGCAAGGCACGCGAGGCCGAGGCGCTGGCGCTGCCGGGGACAGCCCGGATGGTGATGGGAGGGGCCGAGAAGGCCGGGTTTATTCATGTCGACCGGGGCACTCTGGAGGAGGAAGATATTTTCGATGGGCTGATGCGGCTTTGCCTGAGCTTCGTGGAACCGATGCCGGCAAAGTAG